The following coding sequences lie in one Methylosinus sp. PW1 genomic window:
- a CDS encoding RES family NAD+ phosphorylase: protein MILRLRTGSETLILGPRAAFAGLAGRDRRALVSEYEVRRRLRLALADPEGADALRRAFALWREEGARIREADDRALIDRVARMSRNGALAAFVVQDRAKGLGVSTAAAPPVGAKLAGANVTGANVTGMNMQERLTATLRLVPNHLSGTTKQAFAELIEPKALAITVEVLALWAISHAFGAGEAIDAVLLGAGVYFGGAQIWQGLHALFHALDLIRMAQSAAQLDEAAAIFAEGVTRLGVAVLIAALTHGAAKKAARWTEKKPSLRNTPQERAPKAERFEERPARTSSAKRDSTRPIKNDGSASAGAKQDANAYHTTDSSGKAQSIVNGVDPKYLNPKSRFGKAFYVAQEPETALAEVAHHGMSPNAGIRFELDETAMKTLDLTDASTAEAWGYARGPISSKTQEIGELARQKGYNVIKYPSERNAGGTNLAILDDFDQILRPAMITPVRP from the coding sequence ATGATCCTGCGCCTGCGCACCGGCTCGGAGACGCTGATTCTCGGCCCGCGCGCCGCCTTCGCGGGCTTGGCCGGCCGCGACCGCCGCGCGCTGGTCAGCGAATATGAGGTGCGCCGCCGGCTGCGTCTCGCGCTCGCCGATCCCGAGGGCGCCGATGCGCTGCGCCGCGCCTTCGCGCTTTGGCGGGAGGAGGGCGCGCGCATTCGCGAGGCGGACGATCGCGCGCTGATCGATCGCGTCGCGCGCATGAGCCGCAATGGCGCGTTGGCGGCTTTCGTCGTTCAGGATCGCGCCAAGGGCCTCGGCGTCTCCACTGCCGCCGCGCCACCGGTCGGCGCGAAGCTCGCCGGCGCGAATGTCACGGGCGCGAATGTCACGGGAATGAACATGCAGGAGCGTCTGACGGCGACGCTCCGCCTCGTTCCGAACCATTTGAGCGGAACGACAAAGCAGGCTTTCGCCGAGCTCATCGAGCCCAAGGCGCTGGCGATCACGGTCGAGGTGCTGGCGCTATGGGCGATCTCCCATGCTTTCGGCGCGGGCGAGGCGATCGATGCCGTGCTGCTGGGCGCGGGCGTCTATTTCGGCGGCGCGCAAATCTGGCAGGGGCTGCATGCGCTGTTTCACGCGCTCGATCTGATCCGCATGGCGCAGAGCGCGGCGCAGCTCGACGAGGCGGCGGCGATTTTCGCCGAAGGCGTCACCAGGCTCGGCGTCGCCGTTCTGATCGCCGCGCTGACCCATGGCGCCGCGAAAAAAGCCGCGCGCTGGACGGAAAAGAAGCCGAGCCTGCGCAACACGCCGCAGGAGAGGGCGCCGAAGGCGGAGAGGTTCGAGGAGCGGCCGGCGCGAACGAGCAGCGCCAAAAGGGATTCGACGCGGCCGATTAAAAACGACGGCTCCGCATCGGCTGGCGCGAAACAAGACGCCAATGCGTACCACACGACGGATTCGAGCGGCAAGGCGCAAAGCATCGTCAATGGCGTCGACCCGAAATATCTCAATCCCAAGAGCCGCTTCGGCAAGGCTTTCTATGTCGCGCAGGAACCGGAGACCGCGCTCGCCGAGGTCGCCCATCACGGGATGTCTCCGAACGCCGGCATTCGCTTCGAGCTCGACGAGACGGCGATGAAAACGCTCGATCTCACCGACGCGAGCACTGCCGAAGCCTGGGGATACGCGCGCGGACCGATAAGCAGCAAGACCCAGGAGATCGGCGAATTGGCGAGACAGAAAGGCTACAACGTCATAAAATACCCGTCTGAAAGAAACGCCGGAGGGACCAATTTGGCGATCCTCGACGACTTCGATCAGATACTTCGCCCGGCGATGATAACTCCGGTGAGGCCATGA